A genome region from Drosophila simulans strain w501 chromosome 2R, Prin_Dsim_3.1, whole genome shotgun sequence includes the following:
- the LOC27206598 gene encoding E3 ubiquitin ligase complex SCF subunit sconC — protein MVRFETRDGRTIRVNLALLEKSLVIREMCRVGQVPEDEDFVLPLHGILSNVLLKILLWAEYHEKHDEPAWVASKDPLPAAEIELQISDWDKEFLRVEIDSICEIMEGSNYLDIPWLYKLCAQKLVFLSRRESESQLSGYLEKIPPLGEFQSLFIEEIQNE, from the coding sequence ATGGTGCGATTCGAGACTAGGGATGGCCGTACGATCCGCGTGAATCTGGCTCTACTCGAGAAATCCTTGGTGATCCGGGAGATGTGCCGCGTTGGCCAGGTCCCAGAGGACGAGGACTTCGTCCTGCCGCTGCACGGCATACTCAGCAATGTCCTGCTGAAGATCCTGCTGTGGGCTGAGTACCACGAGAAGCACGACGAGCCCGCCTGGGTGGCCAGTAAAGATCCTCTTCCGGCCGCGGAGATTGAGCTGCAGATCTCCGACTGGGACAAGGAGTTCCTGCGCGTGGAGATCGATAGCATTTGCGAAATCATGGAGGGCTCCAACTACTTGGACATCCCTTGGCTCTATAAGCTCTGTGCCCAGAAACTCGTCTTCCTCAGCAGACGCGAGTCAGAGTCGCAGTTAAGCGGTTACTTGGAGAAGATCCCACCCCTAGGCGAGTTCCAGTCCCTTTTCATTGaggaaattcaaaatgaataG